From a region of the Paenibacillus lutimineralis genome:
- a CDS encoding glycerophosphodiester phosphodiesterase, whose amino-acid sequence MENIQNLCVAHRGFSGIAPENTMAAIQRAMQESYVEWVEVDVQLSKDGVPLLIHDFTLNRTTNGRGPVGERTWAELKSLDAGSWKAPEYAGERLISLDEFLEAIAGRLRANIEIKTQGNMYPGIEEKIVSAVRRYRMEDEVVLTSFEPRVLAKVKEIGRGIRTGLIVDEKPRDLFIRLQMLHCSFLSLNYRYLTAELATKAARCGIEVMAWTMNDVRKLRRGRAKGDKVLLCTNWPDRWLKAMSYVRS is encoded by the coding sequence ATGGAAAATATACAAAATTTATGTGTAGCCCATCGAGGTTTCTCTGGAATTGCTCCGGAGAATACGATGGCTGCGATCCAGCGAGCAATGCAGGAATCTTATGTGGAATGGGTAGAAGTGGATGTTCAGCTGTCTAAGGATGGGGTTCCGCTGCTTATTCATGACTTCACTCTGAATCGAACGACGAACGGGCGGGGTCCTGTAGGGGAGCGGACCTGGGCTGAGTTAAAGAGTCTAGATGCAGGGAGCTGGAAGGCTCCTGAATATGCTGGGGAACGCTTGATCAGCCTCGATGAGTTCCTGGAGGCAATTGCCGGACGCTTGCGGGCTAATATTGAGATCAAAACGCAAGGAAATATGTATCCGGGCATTGAGGAGAAGATCGTATCGGCGGTAAGGAGATATAGGATGGAGGATGAGGTGGTTCTTACTTCTTTTGAGCCACGTGTTCTTGCTAAGGTGAAGGAGATCGGCCGGGGAATCCGCACCGGATTAATTGTCGATGAGAAGCCGAGGGATTTGTTCATTCGCCTTCAAATGCTGCACTGCAGCTTTCTGTCGCTGAATTATCGCTATTTAACCGCGGAGCTGGCTACCAAGGCGGCAAGATGTGGTATTGAGGTTATGGCCTGGACGATGAACGATGTCAGGAAGCTGCGACGGGGCAGAGCAAAGGGCGATAAGGTTCTATTATGCACCAATTGGCCAGATCGATGGTTAAAGGCCATGTCTTACGTTCGCAGTTGA
- a CDS encoding CapA family protein, with amino-acid sequence MYPPRSEKNKKRKQEQERRLSRFWLAVNGLLIFIIIVLGTYYYLDYRTVQGNSKNVEQQEQNNPGLYEMPDISQHENKPSNEGEDSSAQTDSALNADGQDNSSTDGLLDDAEQGSSVEVEGEANGDLKPTPEETASGDQVLIHFAGDTIFSGNVAKVLEKQGYDYPYQYVKDLFQGDDLTVLNLETPVTYGGTAAEDKTFVFKSSPKALEEMVKAGVDAVNLANNHTLDQGVEGLLDTIQHLKDNKIQYVGAGSNSDEAYAPTYFERKGIKIALCGFSRVIPQANWAATKKNAGVAAVYDSTLAVKAIKEARKKADLVLVVTHWGKERVTKLEDHQTNLSHAFIDAGADLVIGGHPHVMQGIEQYKGKWVVYSTGNFIFTKSNDPKTWETAVFSAKCNKSGDCQLKLTPYLTEIGQPVPMDEKNGTKLLKEIEALSPGIRINDSGEVRTKS; translated from the coding sequence ATGTATCCACCAAGATCTGAAAAAAATAAAAAACGAAAACAAGAGCAGGAACGCCGCTTAAGCCGTTTTTGGCTGGCAGTGAACGGCCTTCTTATCTTTATTATTATTGTGCTAGGGACTTATTATTATCTTGATTATCGTACGGTCCAGGGGAATAGCAAGAATGTAGAGCAGCAAGAGCAGAATAATCCTGGTCTGTATGAGATGCCGGATATTTCCCAGCATGAGAATAAGCCGTCAAATGAAGGCGAGGATAGTTCCGCTCAGACAGATTCCGCTTTGAATGCGGATGGGCAAGACAATTCATCGACGGATGGATTACTGGACGATGCAGAGCAGGGTTCCAGTGTCGAAGTAGAAGGTGAGGCTAACGGCGATCTGAAGCCGACACCGGAGGAGACGGCCTCGGGGGATCAGGTATTGATCCATTTCGCCGGGGATACGATCTTCTCTGGCAATGTGGCGAAGGTCCTAGAGAAGCAGGGCTATGATTATCCTTATCAATATGTTAAGGACCTGTTCCAGGGTGATGATCTTACTGTGCTCAACCTGGAGACGCCAGTGACGTACGGAGGGACCGCTGCTGAAGACAAGACGTTCGTGTTCAAGTCCTCGCCGAAGGCGCTCGAAGAGATGGTCAAGGCCGGTGTTGATGCGGTTAATCTGGCGAACAACCATACTCTTGACCAAGGGGTGGAAGGATTGCTGGATACGATTCAGCATTTGAAGGACAATAAGATCCAATACGTCGGTGCGGGCAGCAATAGCGATGAGGCTTATGCTCCGACTTACTTCGAACGCAAAGGAATCAAGATCGCGCTATGTGGCTTCAGTCGGGTGATCCCGCAGGCAAACTGGGCCGCTACCAAGAAGAACGCTGGGGTTGCAGCCGTGTATGATTCTACTCTCGCGGTTAAGGCCATTAAGGAGGCCCGTAAGAAGGCGGATCTGGTGCTAGTTGTAACCCACTGGGGCAAGGAGAGAGTAACGAAGCTGGAGGACCATCAGACGAACCTGTCCCATGCCTTTATTGATGCTGGCGCCGATCTGGTCATTGGTGGGCATCCCCATGTGATGCAAGGCATTGAACAATACAAGGGGAAATGGGTCGTGTACAGCACGGGGAATTTTATTTTTACGAAATCGAATGATCCAAAAACGTGGGAGACGGCAGTATTCTCGGCAAAATGCAACAAGAGCGGAGACTGCCAACTGAAGCTTACACCTTATCTTACGGAAATTGGCCAGCCAGTTCCTATGGATGAGAAGAATGGCACCAAGCTGTTGAAGGAAATAGAGGCCCTATCACCGGGGATTAGGATCAATGACTCTGGTGAAGTAAGAACGAAATCTTGA
- the hemH gene encoding ferrochelatase → MSTKIGVLVMSYGTPESMDQVEAYYTHIRRGHPPTPEQLLELTERYEAIVGGVFPLRANTDKQVAALQETLGQLNQGSDKQFVCYQGLKHARPFIEDGVEQMAHDGIKQAIGIVLAPHYSVMSIGGYIKRAEEKAAELGVEMSFVHSYHLHPKLIKAFADRVCAKLDQFKEGGANRDQVKVLFSAHSLPERILKMGDPYQDQLLETAGAVAAEAGVNNWQFTWQSAGRTADPWLGPDILDTLRSLSQEQVEDILVAPVGFVSDHLEVLYDLDIEAKTIAKELDMRLERIESLGTDPLYMETLAECIMKQVTDLK, encoded by the coding sequence GTGAGCACAAAAATCGGCGTATTGGTGATGTCTTATGGCACACCGGAAAGCATGGATCAAGTAGAGGCTTATTACACACATATACGGCGCGGGCATCCCCCGACTCCGGAGCAGCTCCTGGAACTGACAGAACGTTATGAGGCAATTGTTGGCGGCGTGTTCCCCCTGCGCGCGAATACGGATAAGCAGGTGGCTGCCTTGCAGGAGACGCTGGGTCAGCTGAACCAAGGTTCGGATAAGCAATTTGTCTGTTATCAGGGGTTGAAGCATGCCCGTCCATTCATAGAGGATGGAGTAGAGCAAATGGCCCATGACGGTATTAAGCAGGCGATCGGAATTGTGCTTGCTCCCCATTATTCGGTGATGAGCATTGGCGGCTACATTAAGCGGGCTGAGGAGAAGGCAGCCGAGCTGGGCGTAGAGATGAGCTTCGTGCATAGCTATCATCTGCATCCGAAGCTGATCAAGGCGTTCGCAGATCGGGTGTGTGCCAAGCTGGATCAGTTCAAAGAGGGCGGCGCGAATCGGGATCAGGTCAAAGTGTTATTCAGCGCGCATAGTCTACCTGAACGCATCCTTAAGATGGGAGATCCGTATCAGGATCAACTGTTGGAGACAGCCGGAGCCGTGGCAGCGGAAGCTGGAGTGAATAACTGGCAATTCACATGGCAGAGTGCGGGCCGTACAGCCGATCCATGGCTGGGTCCAGATATTCTCGATACGCTCCGCAGCTTAAGCCAGGAACAGGTGGAGGATATTCTTGTTGCTCCGGTAGGGTTCGTATCCGATCATCTGGAAGTGTTATATGATCTTGATATTGAAGCGAAGACGATTGCCAAGGAGTTGGATATGCGCCTCGAGCGTATCGAATCCTTAGGAACCGACCCGCTCTATATGGAGACACTGGCTGAGTGCATTATGAAGCAGGTTACAGATTTGAAATAG
- the hemE gene encoding uroporphyrinogen decarboxylase — translation MAYNDRFIRACRRQEIDTVPVWYMRQAGRYDPEYRKIKEKYSLLEICRQPELAAEVTMMPVRKLGVDAAILYSDIMNPVASIGIDFDIVKNIGPVIDNPIRSEADIDRLTPIDVERDLSHILETIRILDRELEVPLITFAGAPFTIASYLIEGRPSKSYIRTKSMMYGEPELWDKLMYKLGDMVIAYLRAHIKNGGKAFQLFDSWVGALARRDFERYVLPTITRIFAELSDLDVPKIYFPGVSSGELLPALTELKADVIGLDWRILIEEGRRRIGGDYAVQGNLDPYVLTAPMPVIKQYAKDIIDQGIQQPGFVFNLGHGLFPEASLDKLRELTEYVHEYSHQAIAQKI, via the coding sequence TTGGCATATAATGATCGGTTTATTCGCGCATGCCGGAGGCAGGAGATCGATACGGTTCCCGTCTGGTACATGCGACAAGCAGGCAGGTATGACCCGGAATATCGCAAGATCAAAGAGAAGTACAGCTTGCTCGAAATTTGCCGTCAACCAGAGCTTGCCGCGGAGGTAACGATGATGCCGGTACGCAAGCTTGGCGTGGATGCGGCTATTTTATACTCGGATATTATGAACCCGGTTGCATCGATCGGTATCGACTTCGATATCGTCAAGAATATTGGACCGGTCATCGACAATCCGATTCGTTCAGAGGCAGATATCGACCGTCTGACTCCGATTGATGTCGAGCGTGATCTATCCCATATTTTAGAGACGATACGTATTCTTGACCGGGAGCTAGAGGTCCCGCTTATTACTTTTGCCGGGGCTCCATTTACGATTGCCAGCTACTTAATTGAGGGGCGTCCGTCCAAGAGCTACATACGTACAAAAAGTATGATGTATGGCGAGCCCGAGCTATGGGACAAGCTGATGTATAAGCTTGGAGATATGGTCATCGCCTATTTGAGAGCACATATTAAGAATGGCGGCAAAGCGTTCCAACTGTTCGATAGCTGGGTTGGCGCGCTGGCTAGACGCGATTTTGAACGATATGTATTACCTACAATCACTCGCATTTTTGCCGAGCTGTCCGATCTTGATGTCCCGAAGATTTATTTTCCAGGCGTAAGTTCGGGGGAATTGCTGCCGGCTCTGACAGAGCTTAAGGCGGATGTGATTGGTCTTGACTGGCGCATATTGATCGAAGAGGGAAGGCGTAGAATCGGAGGAGACTATGCTGTACAAGGCAATTTGGATCCGTATGTTCTAACTGCGCCTATGCCTGTGATTAAGCAGTATGCCAAGGATATTATTGACCAGGGCATTCAACAGCCGGGGTTTGTGTTCAATCTCGGACATGGGCTATTTCCTGAGGCATCGTTGGATAAGTTACGGGAATTAACGGAATATGTACATGAATACTCACACCAGGCTATTGCTCAGAAAATATAG
- a CDS encoding MFS transporter has protein sequence MKTWKVNLIVLWVGSFLVNAGMTMITPFLSLYLSRDLNVHGEHAIGLWAGSIFAANFATSFIFQPIWGKLADKYGRKVMLLRSGFGMSIVIALMGLATQPWHLLMLRLLNGTISGFNPAAVSLISGTAPKERMGFAMGTIQSGNVAGTILGPLIGGLLADWVGFRPIFYITGSLLFLASLACLLFVRENFNKEAAAQVPQISVLAGLRELTKTQQLTALFAVTFLLQFAMISPMTLLPLYVERLHGTAVDASFWAGFVSAVTGMSNMITSPILGRVSDKIGAHRILTFCLIGAAAMLIPQAFVQSVWQLVIVRFLMGIFMGGLLPSVNALIRFYTPDGMESRAFGFNSSTLALGNMFGALIGGTLSGFIGIEGLFIISGILLLLNTIWVRTKLYSKPKAHA, from the coding sequence CTGAAAACCTGGAAAGTAAACCTCATTGTGCTTTGGGTGGGATCATTCCTCGTCAATGCCGGAATGACCATGATCACTCCGTTTCTGTCTCTCTACCTGTCCAGAGATCTAAACGTTCACGGGGAGCATGCGATCGGCTTATGGGCCGGAAGCATCTTTGCAGCTAACTTTGCGACCTCCTTCATCTTCCAACCAATATGGGGGAAGCTGGCCGACAAATATGGAAGAAAAGTTATGCTTCTTCGCTCTGGATTTGGCATGTCCATCGTTATCGCCCTCATGGGCTTAGCTACACAGCCATGGCATCTGCTCATGCTGCGGCTACTCAACGGTACGATCTCCGGCTTCAACCCAGCTGCGGTATCGCTCATATCCGGAACGGCGCCAAAGGAAAGAATGGGCTTCGCGATGGGAACGATCCAGTCCGGCAACGTCGCAGGTACGATTCTTGGCCCACTGATCGGCGGACTTTTGGCCGATTGGGTAGGATTCCGCCCTATTTTCTATATTACCGGTAGCCTGTTATTCCTCGCCTCCCTAGCTTGCCTGCTGTTCGTGCGCGAGAACTTCAATAAAGAAGCCGCGGCCCAAGTACCGCAAATTTCCGTACTTGCTGGCCTGCGCGAATTAACGAAGACTCAACAGCTGACCGCTCTATTTGCTGTAACATTTCTGTTGCAGTTCGCCATGATCAGCCCGATGACTTTACTGCCGTTATATGTAGAGAGACTGCATGGAACCGCGGTGGACGCCTCGTTCTGGGCAGGCTTCGTCAGTGCGGTCACAGGGATGTCCAACATGATCACCTCACCGATACTCGGCCGGGTCAGCGATAAGATCGGAGCACACCGCATACTGACGTTCTGTCTGATTGGTGCCGCAGCGATGCTGATTCCACAAGCATTTGTGCAGAGTGTCTGGCAACTGGTTATTGTCCGCTTCCTGATGGGGATCTTCATGGGAGGACTTCTGCCAAGCGTGAACGCTCTGATTCGGTTTTATACCCCCGACGGAATGGAGAGCCGCGCCTTCGGCTTCAATAGTAGTACGTTGGCCCTGGGCAACATGTTCGGCGCCTTGATCGGAGGTACGTTATCCGGCTTCATCGGCATTGAAGGATTATTCATTATTTCCGGTATTTTATTGCTGTTAAATACAATCTGGGTGAGAACCAAGCTGTATTCCAAGCCGAAAGCTCACGCATAG
- a CDS encoding class I SAM-dependent methyltransferase translates to MITPEEYGDELYAEDEVLSRVTRSIEEHGIQDVSIAPGYGRLLTLLAKLGGAKRALEIGALGGYSGICLARGLGADGRLVSLEISQDNAKLAGSNMEMAGYGQMAEYMVGPALDSLEVLKQRGEKFDFFLIDADKGNYPAYLEYAISLASPGALIAGDNTLLRGRTLNTDKNGPSVMAMRKFNEMIASDERLISTMLPAYDGLALALVK, encoded by the coding sequence ATGATAACGCCTGAGGAGTATGGCGATGAATTGTATGCAGAAGACGAGGTGTTAAGCAGAGTCACACGTTCGATTGAGGAGCACGGGATTCAGGATGTATCGATTGCGCCTGGCTATGGCAGATTGCTGACTTTGCTGGCGAAGCTGGGTGGTGCGAAGCGTGCGCTTGAAATCGGTGCCCTTGGCGGTTATAGCGGAATATGTCTGGCCAGAGGACTCGGAGCAGATGGACGTCTAGTATCGCTTGAGATTAGTCAGGATAATGCCAAGCTGGCTGGAAGCAATATGGAGATGGCCGGATATGGTCAAATGGCGGAATATATGGTTGGACCCGCTCTGGACAGTTTGGAGGTTTTGAAGCAGCGTGGGGAGAAGTTCGACTTTTTCCTGATCGATGCGGACAAAGGGAATTACCCGGCTTATCTGGAATATGCGATTTCGCTGGCGTCACCGGGAGCGCTCATTGCCGGAGACAATACCTTGCTTAGAGGTAGAACTCTAAATACCGACAAGAACGGACCTTCGGTGATGGCCATGCGGAAATTCAATGAAATGATCGCATCGGATGAGCGTTTGATCAGCACGATGCTACCGGCCTATGACGGCCTGGCGTTGGCGCTGGTGAAATAA
- a CDS encoding THUMP domain-containing class I SAM-dependent RNA methyltransferase: MSRQLELIATAPMGLEAVVARELKDLGYTDTKVENGRVTFKGDLIDICRCNLWLRTSDRVLIKMGEFTARTFDELFEGTKALPWQDWIPVHGEFPVEGRSHKSQLSSVPASQGIVKKAIVEKLKQSYHTEWFQENGPRYVIEVNLLNDIALLTLDTTGPALHKRGYRKLITEAPLKETMAAALILLSRWNQNPSRPFYDPCCGSGTLPIEAAMIGWNIAPGLRRSFNSENWPAIPQELWQDARDEAIDLVRDDIPLNISGSDIDPKAIEVAQAAAKSAGLAKEVTFQALPAARIQLQGDYGCMITNPPYGERIGEEKEIRRLISQLGRISAEYPTWSFFAITPTKQFEHEFGRKADKRRKLFNGRIECQYLQYLGPLPPRH, translated from the coding sequence ATGTCGAGACAATTGGAATTGATCGCGACTGCACCGATGGGTCTGGAAGCCGTCGTGGCACGCGAGTTAAAAGACTTAGGCTACACCGATACGAAGGTAGAGAACGGACGCGTCACTTTTAAAGGGGATCTGATCGATATCTGCCGCTGCAACCTCTGGCTGCGCACGTCAGACCGCGTACTCATCAAAATGGGAGAATTCACGGCCCGCACCTTTGACGAATTGTTCGAAGGCACTAAGGCTTTGCCTTGGCAGGACTGGATTCCGGTGCACGGAGAATTTCCGGTAGAAGGCAGATCCCATAAATCGCAGCTTAGCAGCGTCCCTGCCAGCCAAGGCATCGTCAAGAAAGCAATCGTCGAGAAGCTGAAACAATCCTACCACACGGAATGGTTCCAGGAGAATGGACCACGCTATGTGATTGAGGTTAACCTTCTGAATGATATTGCACTGTTGACGCTGGACACGACAGGACCCGCACTGCATAAACGCGGTTACCGCAAGCTGATTACTGAAGCTCCCCTCAAGGAGACGATGGCGGCTGCTCTTATTCTACTCAGCCGTTGGAATCAGAATCCGTCTCGCCCATTCTACGATCCTTGCTGCGGATCGGGAACGCTGCCGATTGAAGCCGCAATGATCGGCTGGAATATCGCCCCCGGACTGCGCCGCTCGTTCAATTCAGAGAATTGGCCGGCCATTCCGCAGGAGTTGTGGCAGGACGCCCGGGATGAAGCGATCGACTTGGTTCGTGATGACATTCCGCTGAATATCAGCGGCAGTGATATCGATCCGAAGGCGATTGAAGTAGCCCAAGCGGCGGCCAAGAGTGCTGGACTTGCTAAAGAGGTCACTTTTCAGGCGCTTCCCGCGGCGAGGATCCAACTTCAAGGCGACTATGGATGTATGATCACGAATCCTCCTTACGGTGAACGAATTGGTGAGGAGAAAGAAATTCGCCGCTTGATTTCCCAACTCGGCAGGATTTCCGCGGAATATCCAACATGGTCCTTCTTCGCTATTACCCCAACCAAGCAATTCGAGCATGAGTTTGGCCGTAAGGCGGACAAGCGCCGCAAGCTGTTCAACGGTCGGATCGAGTGCCAATACCTGCAATACCTCGGCCCCCTTCCACCCAGACATTAA
- a CDS encoding LTA synthase family protein produces MLSHTRDRGPRALLTRLYRTHFFAYIVFLFLIFYKLVLLHNNLHARYIDMSRLDDVIAIGSVMLISFWVFWLPRRGRLVALWGLDVVLTFLIFADLIYYRYFGDFITIPVLLQAGQVGELGDSIRSLIHISDLWLCADLLLGLIVVIFFGIRRWLLRHTQRNHLGPLYPQTYSYPEKPSWGRVAIRRFASGVMIFIIGFAMTLGPIRHYTKTWAAGLFEGGWWNISLYNVTGLLGFHYYDVYRYAKEHLGGKPELSAEDQQEIQRWFDQAKSRRVVQNETFGAYRDSNIIVVQAEAFMNFMIGKKIGGQEITPNFNRLMQESMYYSNFYHQTGQGRTSDADFSSQSSLHPLPTGSVFVRFPDHEYDVLPSILKENGYETGAFHAYESSFWNRLNMYKAMNYDHFYSKSDYKMDEAIGWSLGDKSFFRQSLELMSTEKQPSYSFLITLSSHHPYTLPANVQELDTGEFKGTIFGDYLQSVHYVDAAVGELVEGMKQQGIWDNTILVFYGDHDNSIQDKEPYEQFLGKSLTSLDMSQIMNQVPLLIHLPDGQHAGIFDEPAGQLDMAPSLLHLLGISTESYYMMGNNLFSGQERFVVLRSGAFTDGKLYYVPSPDSRFDNGSCYDLTTRKLADVEKCKIPYEEANKRLSISDRVITGDLIKLLRTKE; encoded by the coding sequence ATGCTGAGTCATACACGGGACAGGGGTCCGCGCGCCCTATTAACACGCTTGTATCGTACCCATTTTTTTGCATATATCGTCTTTTTATTTCTAATCTTCTATAAACTAGTTCTGCTTCATAACAACCTACACGCCAGATATATCGATATGAGTCGGCTGGATGATGTGATTGCTATCGGCTCAGTCATGCTGATCTCGTTCTGGGTATTCTGGCTGCCGCGACGTGGACGCTTGGTCGCCCTCTGGGGCCTCGACGTGGTTCTCACCTTCCTCATCTTTGCCGATCTGATCTATTACCGTTACTTCGGTGATTTTATTACGATCCCGGTTCTGCTGCAGGCCGGTCAAGTCGGCGAGCTCGGGGACAGTATCCGCTCGCTTATCCATATATCCGATCTGTGGCTGTGCGCCGATCTGCTGTTGGGGTTGATCGTCGTGATATTCTTTGGTATACGCCGATGGCTACTGCGGCATACACAGCGTAATCATTTGGGCCCTCTCTATCCTCAGACCTATTCATATCCGGAGAAACCATCTTGGGGACGCGTGGCGATTCGCCGCTTTGCCAGCGGGGTCATGATCTTCATCATTGGCTTCGCTATGACGCTTGGTCCAATCCGGCATTATACCAAGACATGGGCAGCAGGTTTATTTGAGGGCGGCTGGTGGAATATTTCCCTTTATAATGTTACCGGTCTTCTAGGATTCCATTATTATGATGTCTATCGCTATGCCAAGGAGCATCTTGGCGGCAAGCCCGAGCTTAGCGCTGAAGACCAACAGGAAATACAGCGATGGTTCGATCAGGCAAAATCCAGGCGGGTTGTTCAAAATGAAACCTTCGGCGCCTACCGAGACAGCAATATTATTGTCGTTCAAGCCGAGGCCTTTATGAATTTCATGATTGGCAAGAAGATCGGTGGTCAGGAGATTACGCCGAATTTCAATCGTCTGATGCAGGAGAGCATGTACTACTCCAATTTCTATCATCAGACGGGTCAAGGCAGAACCTCGGATGCCGATTTCTCATCGCAGAGTTCTCTGCACCCGCTGCCCACCGGCTCAGTATTTGTCCGTTTTCCAGATCATGAATATGATGTGCTTCCGAGCATTCTGAAGGAAAACGGCTACGAGACCGGAGCCTTCCACGCTTATGAGAGCAGCTTCTGGAACCGTCTGAATATGTATAAAGCGATGAATTATGATCATTTCTACAGCAAATCGGATTACAAAATGGATGAGGCCATCGGCTGGTCGCTTGGCGACAAGTCCTTCTTCCGCCAATCACTAGAGCTGATGTCTACGGAAAAGCAGCCCTCCTATTCGTTCCTGATTACTTTATCGAGTCACCATCCGTACACGCTTCCCGCCAACGTGCAAGAGCTGGATACTGGTGAATTCAAGGGCACTATATTTGGCGACTATCTGCAATCTGTCCATTACGTGGATGCAGCGGTGGGCGAGCTGGTAGAAGGAATGAAGCAGCAAGGGATCTGGGACAATACGATCCTCGTCTTCTATGGTGATCATGACAACTCGATTCAAGACAAGGAACCCTATGAGCAATTTCTCGGCAAATCCTTAACCAGTCTTGATATGAGCCAAATCATGAACCAAGTTCCTCTGTTGATTCATCTACCTGATGGACAACATGCGGGGATTTTCGATGAGCCTGCGGGTCAGCTCGATATGGCGCCTTCATTACTGCACTTGCTCGGTATCTCGACCGAAAGCTACTATATGATGGGCAATAATCTATTCTCCGGTCAGGAACGCTTTGTCGTGCTTCGATCGGGTGCTTTCACAGATGGCAAGCTGTATTACGTTCCGTCTCCGGATAGCCGCTTCGATAACGGCTCCTGCTATGATCTCACGACACGTAAACTTGCTGATGTAGAGAAGTGCAAGATCCCTTATGAAGAAGCGAATAAGCGCCTATCCATATCTGACCGTGTAATTACGGGGGATTTGATCAAATTGCTAAGAACAAAGGAATGA
- a CDS encoding ring-cleaving dioxygenase has protein sequence MNHLKGIHHVTAITSSAEKNYEFFTYILGMRLVKKTVNQDDIQTYHLFFADDKGSAGTDMTFFDFPGIGQGVHGTDEIWKTSFRVPNDAALDYWEQRFNRLQVEHTGIQELFGKKTLSFVDFDDQKYMLISDEHILLIVSGTPWQKGPIPLEHAITGLGPIFVRVSDFKFFKEVLEKVLLFKEIAEENKLHLFEVGEGGNGAQVIVEHNDTLPRSIQGYGTVHHAAFRVEDREVLEEWIERMASFNFPTSGYVNRHFFESLYARVAPQILFEFATDGPGFMGDEPYETLGEILSLPPFLEGRRAQIEQLVRPIDTMRSDKEFVKE, from the coding sequence ATGAACCATTTAAAAGGAATCCACCACGTTACAGCGATTACGAGCAGTGCGGAGAAGAATTATGAATTTTTCACTTATATATTAGGAATGCGTCTTGTGAAGAAGACAGTGAATCAGGATGATATTCAGACCTATCACTTGTTCTTTGCCGATGATAAAGGAAGCGCTGGGACAGATATGACGTTCTTTGATTTCCCAGGGATCGGGCAAGGGGTGCATGGTACCGACGAAATCTGGAAGACTTCCTTCCGCGTACCTAATGATGCTGCGCTGGATTACTGGGAGCAACGGTTCAACCGTCTGCAGGTTGAGCATACCGGTATTCAGGAGCTATTTGGTAAGAAGACTTTGTCGTTCGTGGATTTCGACGATCAGAAGTATATGCTCATCTCGGATGAACATATACTTCTGATCGTATCGGGAACACCTTGGCAGAAAGGACCGATTCCGCTTGAGCATGCGATTACCGGTCTTGGACCGATCTTTGTTCGCGTCAGTGACTTCAAATTTTTCAAGGAAGTGCTGGAGAAGGTCTTATTGTTCAAAGAGATTGCAGAGGAAAATAAACTTCACTTGTTCGAGGTGGGCGAGGGCGGTAACGGGGCTCAAGTCATCGTAGAGCATAATGATACGCTCCCTCGTTCCATTCAGGGCTATGGTACGGTTCACCACGCCGCGTTCCGCGTCGAAGACCGTGAGGTTCTGGAAGAGTGGATTGAGCGTATGGCTAGCTTCAACTTCCCGACATCCGGTTACGTTAACCGTCATTTCTTCGAATCGTTGTATGCACGAGTCGCGCCACAAATCTTGTTCGAATTCGCCACGGACGGTCCTGGATTCATGGGTGATGAGCCATATGAGACTTTAGGTGAGATCTTGTCGCTTCCTCCATTCTTGGAAGGACGCCGCGCACAAATTGAGCAATTGGTTCGACCAATTGATACGATGCGCAGTGATAAGGAGTTTGTGAAGGAGTAA
- a CDS encoding DUF1450 domain-containing protein, translating into MANDIRICDKCNHIRMKTFVPKLKKMAPDADIKVGCKSYCGPCGKRAFIYINGRYVSGPTEDEVLEKAAPFVKKPKN; encoded by the coding sequence ATGGCAAATGACATTCGCATTTGCGATAAATGCAATCATATCCGCATGAAGACATTTGTGCCGAAGCTGAAGAAAATGGCTCCTGATGCCGACATCAAGGTCGGCTGCAAGTCTTACTGTGGGCCATGCGGCAAACGAGCCTTCATCTACATTAACGGCCGTTATGTCAGCGGTCCGACGGAAGATGAAGTGCTGGAGAAGGCGGCACCTTTCGTGAAGAAGCCGAAAAATTAA
- a CDS encoding iron-sulfur cluster assembly accessory protein has translation MKVKITRNAAKVIKKEMDKEENKELVLKVFITHAHGDHAHYGLDLVKPDDKLTLVSTDKEIDVLVDANEPMLDGVKIDYLYLPEEGFVITNPSMGNHGDH, from the coding sequence ATGAAAGTGAAAATTACCCGCAACGCGGCCAAAGTGATAAAGAAAGAAATGGACAAGGAAGAGAACAAAGAGTTGGTCTTGAAGGTGTTCATTACCCATGCTCATGGAGACCATGCCCATTATGGCCTTGATTTGGTCAAGCCTGACGACAAATTGACATTAGTATCAACCGATAAAGAAATTGATGTTCTTGTCGATGCGAATGAGCCGATGCTCGATGGCGTGAAGATTGACTACTTGTACCTGCCTGAAGAAGGATTCGTGATTACGAACCCGTCCATGGGTAACCATGGAGATCACTAA